In Streptomyces sclerotialus, one genomic interval encodes:
- the gltB gene encoding glutamate synthase large subunit codes for MRSASTHSATTGSATSAAWSPMDGRPAQQGMYDPRNEHDACGVGFVATLTGEASHALVEQALTVLRNLEHRGATGSEPDSGDGAGILLQIPDAFLRENVSFELPEAGAYAAGIAFLPSDAEEAQAAVSKIETIASEEGLNVLGWRVVPVAPQLLGNGARATMPAFSQLFVADGEHTGLALDRKAFVLRKRAEREAGVYFPSLSARTIVYKGMLTTGQLEPFFPDLSDRRFATAIALVHSRFSTNTFPSWPLAHPYRFVAHNGEINTVKGNRNWMRARESQLASKLFGESTETLERLFPVCTPDASDSASFDEVLELLHLGGRSLPHSVLMMVPEAWENSTSMDPARRAFYQYHSTMMEPWDGPACVTFTDGTQVGAVLDRNGLRPGRYWVTDDGLVVLSSEVGVLDIDPAKVVRKGRLQPGRMFLVDTAEHRIIEDDEIKGALAAEHPYAEWLEAGEIELEDLPEREHIVHTHASVTRRQQTFGYTEEELRVLLAPMAKAGAEPIGSMGTDSPIAALSERPRLLFDYFTQLFAQVTNPPLDAIREELVTSLISSLGPQGNLLEPTAASCRSVTLPFPVIDNDELAKLIHINADGDMPGMTAVTLSGLYRVHGGGESLAARIDEICAEAEAAIEDGARLIVLSDRHSDAEHAPIPSLLLTSAVHHHLIRTKQRTQVGLLVEAGDVREVHHVALLIGYGAAAVNPYLAMESVEDLVRAGTFLPGVEAETAIKNLIKALGKGVLKVMSKMGISTVASYRGAQVFEAVGLDEAFVDKYFHGTATKIGGAGLDVIAKEVAQRHAKAYPASGIAPAHRALDIGGEYQWRREGEPHLFDPETVFRLQHSARSGRYDIFKKYTERVNEQSERLMTLRGLFGFKSDRPSIPIEEVEPASEIVKRFSTGAMSYGSISQEAHETLAIAMNQLGGKSNTGEGGEDPERLYDPARRSSIKQVASGRFGVTSEYLVNSDDIQIKMAQGAKPGEGGQLPGHKVYPWVAKTRHSTPGVGLISPPPHHDIYSIEDLAQLIHDLKNANPQARIHVKLVSEVGVGTVAAGVSKAHADVVLISGHDGGTGASPLTSLKHAGGPWELGLAETQQTLLLNGLRDRIVVQTDGQLKTGRDVVIAALLGAEEYGFATAPLVVSGCVMMRVCHLDTCPVGIATQNPTLRERFSGKAEYVVNFFQFIAEEVRELLAELGFRTLEEAVGHAELLDTTRAVNHWKAQGLDLAPLLHVPELPEGAVRHQITVQDHGLEKALDNQLIKLAADALHADTAEEAQPVRAQVAIRNINRTVGTMLGHEVTKKFGGAGLPDDTIDITFTGSAGQSFGAFLPKGVTLRLEGDANDYVGKGLSGGRVIVRPDRGADHLAEYSTIAGNTLAYGATGGELYLRGKVGERFCVRNSGATVVSEGVGDHGCEYMTGGNAVILGETGRNFAAGMSGGFAYVIDLDPANVNKEMTAAVNPLNDTDKQWLHDVVRRHQEETGSTVAEKLLADWDAAAARFSKVIPPTYQAVLAAKEAAEQAGLSESETHEKMMEAATNG; via the coding sequence ATGCGTTCCGCGTCCACGCACTCCGCGACCACCGGCAGCGCCACCAGCGCCGCCTGGTCGCCCATGGACGGGCGCCCCGCCCAGCAGGGGATGTACGACCCGCGTAACGAGCACGACGCCTGCGGCGTCGGCTTCGTCGCGACCCTCACCGGTGAGGCGAGCCACGCGCTGGTCGAGCAGGCCCTGACTGTTCTGCGGAACCTCGAACACCGCGGCGCCACCGGCTCCGAGCCCGACTCCGGCGACGGCGCGGGCATCCTGCTCCAGATTCCCGACGCCTTCCTGCGCGAGAACGTCTCGTTCGAGCTGCCCGAGGCCGGCGCGTACGCCGCGGGCATCGCCTTCCTCCCCTCGGACGCCGAGGAGGCCCAGGCCGCCGTCTCGAAGATCGAGACGATCGCGTCCGAGGAGGGACTGAACGTCCTCGGCTGGCGTGTCGTCCCCGTAGCCCCGCAGCTGCTCGGCAACGGCGCCCGCGCCACCATGCCCGCCTTCTCCCAGCTCTTCGTGGCCGACGGTGAGCACACCGGCCTGGCGCTGGACCGCAAGGCCTTCGTGCTGCGCAAGCGCGCCGAGCGCGAGGCCGGCGTGTACTTCCCGTCGCTGTCCGCGCGCACGATTGTGTACAAGGGCATGCTGACCACCGGGCAGCTGGAGCCGTTCTTCCCGGACCTGAGCGACCGCCGCTTCGCGACCGCCATCGCGCTGGTCCACTCGCGGTTCTCCACCAACACCTTCCCGAGCTGGCCGCTGGCCCACCCGTACCGCTTCGTCGCGCACAACGGCGAGATCAACACGGTCAAGGGCAACCGCAACTGGATGCGCGCCCGCGAGTCCCAGCTCGCCTCGAAGCTCTTCGGTGAGTCCACCGAGACGCTGGAGCGCCTGTTCCCCGTCTGCACGCCGGACGCCTCCGACTCCGCGTCCTTCGACGAGGTCCTGGAGCTGCTCCACCTCGGCGGCCGCTCGCTGCCCCACTCGGTGCTGATGATGGTCCCGGAGGCGTGGGAGAACTCCACCTCCATGGACCCGGCCCGGCGCGCGTTCTACCAGTACCACTCCACGATGATGGAGCCCTGGGACGGCCCGGCCTGCGTCACCTTCACCGACGGCACCCAGGTCGGCGCGGTCCTGGACCGCAACGGCCTGCGCCCCGGGCGTTACTGGGTCACCGACGACGGCCTCGTCGTGCTCTCCTCCGAGGTCGGCGTCCTGGACATCGACCCGGCCAAGGTCGTCCGCAAGGGCCGCCTGCAGCCCGGCCGGATGTTCCTCGTGGACACCGCCGAGCACCGCATCATCGAGGACGACGAGATCAAGGGCGCCCTCGCCGCCGAGCACCCGTACGCGGAGTGGCTGGAGGCCGGCGAGATCGAGCTCGAGGACCTCCCCGAGCGCGAGCACATCGTCCACACCCACGCCTCGGTCACCCGCCGCCAGCAGACCTTCGGCTACACCGAGGAGGAGCTGCGCGTCCTCCTCGCGCCGATGGCCAAGGCCGGTGCCGAGCCCATCGGTTCGATGGGCACCGACTCGCCGATCGCCGCGCTCTCCGAGCGCCCCCGGCTGCTCTTCGACTACTTCACCCAGCTGTTCGCGCAGGTCACCAACCCGCCGCTGGACGCCATCCGCGAGGAGCTCGTCACCTCGCTGATCTCCTCGCTCGGCCCGCAGGGCAACCTCCTGGAGCCGACCGCGGCCTCCTGCCGCAGCGTCACGCTGCCCTTCCCGGTGATCGACAACGATGAGCTGGCCAAGCTCATCCACATCAACGCCGACGGCGACATGCCGGGGATGACGGCCGTCACCCTCTCCGGCCTGTACCGCGTGCACGGCGGCGGCGAGTCCCTCGCGGCCCGGATCGACGAGATCTGCGCCGAGGCCGAGGCCGCCATCGAGGACGGCGCCCGCCTGATCGTGCTGTCCGACCGGCACTCCGACGCCGAGCACGCGCCGATCCCGTCGCTGCTGCTCACCTCCGCGGTCCACCACCACCTCATCCGTACGAAGCAGCGCACCCAGGTGGGGCTGCTCGTCGAGGCCGGTGACGTCCGCGAGGTGCACCACGTCGCGCTGCTGATCGGCTACGGCGCCGCCGCGGTCAACCCGTACCTCGCCATGGAGTCCGTCGAGGACCTGGTCCGCGCCGGCACCTTCCTGCCCGGCGTCGAGGCCGAGACCGCCATCAAGAACCTGATCAAGGCGCTCGGCAAGGGCGTCCTGAAGGTCATGTCCAAGATGGGCATCTCCACCGTCGCCTCCTACCGCGGCGCGCAGGTCTTCGAGGCGGTCGGCCTGGACGAGGCCTTCGTCGACAAGTACTTCCACGGCACCGCCACCAAGATCGGCGGCGCGGGCCTGGACGTCATCGCCAAGGAGGTCGCCCAGCGGCACGCCAAGGCGTACCCGGCCTCCGGCATCGCCCCGGCGCACCGCGCGCTGGACATCGGCGGCGAGTACCAGTGGCGCCGCGAGGGCGAGCCGCACCTGTTCGACCCGGAGACCGTCTTCCGCCTGCAGCACTCCGCGCGCTCGGGCCGGTACGACATCTTCAAGAAGTACACCGAGCGGGTGAACGAGCAGTCCGAGCGTCTGATGACGCTGCGCGGCCTGTTCGGCTTCAAGTCCGACCGCCCCTCGATCCCGATCGAGGAGGTCGAGCCGGCCAGCGAGATCGTCAAGCGGTTCTCCACCGGCGCCATGTCGTACGGCTCCATCTCGCAGGAGGCGCACGAGACCCTCGCCATCGCCATGAACCAGCTGGGCGGCAAGTCCAACACCGGTGAGGGCGGCGAGGACCCGGAGCGCCTGTACGACCCGGCGCGCCGCTCCTCCATCAAGCAGGTCGCGTCCGGCCGCTTCGGTGTGACCAGCGAGTACCTGGTCAACTCCGACGACATCCAGATCAAGATGGCCCAGGGCGCCAAGCCCGGTGAGGGCGGCCAGCTGCCCGGCCACAAGGTCTACCCGTGGGTCGCCAAGACGCGTCACTCGACGCCGGGCGTGGGCCTGATCTCCCCGCCGCCGCACCACGACATCTACTCCATCGAGGACCTGGCGCAGCTGATCCACGACCTCAAGAACGCCAACCCGCAGGCCCGCATCCACGTGAAGCTGGTCTCCGAGGTCGGCGTCGGCACGGTCGCCGCGGGTGTCTCCAAGGCGCACGCGGACGTGGTCCTGATCTCCGGCCACGACGGCGGTACGGGCGCCTCGCCGCTCACCTCGCTGAAGCACGCCGGCGGCCCCTGGGAGCTCGGCCTCGCCGAGACCCAGCAGACGCTGCTGCTCAACGGCCTGCGCGACCGCATCGTCGTACAGACCGACGGCCAGCTGAAGACCGGCCGCGACGTGGTCATCGCCGCCCTGCTGGGCGCCGAGGAGTACGGCTTCGCGACCGCCCCGCTGGTGGTCTCCGGCTGCGTCATGATGCGCGTCTGCCACCTGGACACCTGCCCGGTCGGCATCGCCACCCAGAACCCGACGCTGCGCGAGCGGTTCAGCGGCAAGGCCGAGTACGTCGTCAACTTCTTCCAGTTCATCGCCGAGGAGGTCCGCGAGCTCCTCGCGGAGCTGGGCTTCCGCACCCTGGAGGAGGCCGTCGGCCACGCCGAGCTGCTGGACACCACCCGCGCCGTGAACCACTGGAAGGCGCAGGGCCTGGACCTGGCTCCGCTGCTGCACGTGCCCGAGCTGCCCGAGGGCGCCGTCCGCCACCAGATCACCGTCCAGGACCACGGCCTGGAGAAGGCGCTGGACAACCAGCTCATCAAGCTGGCCGCCGACGCGCTCCACGCGGACACCGCGGAGGAGGCCCAGCCCGTACGGGCGCAGGTCGCCATCCGCAACATCAACCGCACGGTCGGCACCATGCTGGGCCACGAGGTGACGAAGAAGTTCGGCGGCGCGGGCCTGCCCGACGACACCATCGACATCACCTTCACCGGCTCGGCCGGCCAGTCCTTCGGCGCCTTCCTGCCGAAGGGTGTCACCCTCCGCCTGGAGGGCGACGCCAACGACTACGTCGGCAAGGGGCTCTCCGGTGGCCGCGTCATCGTCCGCCCGGACCGCGGCGCGGACCACCTGGCGGAGTACTCCACCATCGCGGGCAACACCCTCGCCTACGGCGCCACCGGCGGCGAGCTGTACCTGCGCGGCAAGGTCGGCGAGCGCTTCTGCGTCCGCAACTCCGGCGCCACGGTGGTCTCCGAGGGCGTGGGCGACCACGGCTGCGAGTACATGACCGGCGGCAACGCGGTCATCCTCGGCGAGACGGGCCGCAACTTCGCGGCCGGTATGTCCGGCGGCTTCGCGTACGTCATCGACCTCGACCCGGCCAACGTCAACAAGGAGATGACCGCCGCGGTCAACCCCTTGAACGACACCGACAAGCAGTGGCTGCACGACGTGGTGCGCCGCCACCAGGAGGAGACCGGCTCCACCGTCGCGGAGAAGCTCCTCGCAGACTGGGATGCCGCGGCCGCGCGCTTCAGCAAGGTCATCCCGCCCACGTACCAGGCAGTGCTCGCCGCCAAGGAAGCCGCCGAGCAGGCCGGACTCTCCGAGTCCGAGACCCACGAGAAGATGATGGAGGCGGCGACCAATGGCTGA
- a CDS encoding VIT1/CCC1 transporter family protein, whose amino-acid sequence MSVTDVMDASAPTHIAHRDNHTHRDVNGGWLRPAVFGAMDGLVSNLALMTGVAGGSVSQQTIVITGLAGLAAGAFSMAAGEYTSVASQRELVQAELDVERRELRKHPKDEQAELAALYESRGVEPGLAREVAAQLSKDPEQALEIHAREELGVDPSDLPSPLVAAVSSFGSFALGALLPVLPYLLGAAALWPAVVLALLGLFGCGAVVARVTARSWWYSGLRQLALGGAAAGVTYVLGALFGTAVG is encoded by the coding sequence ATGTCCGTCACTGATGTCATGGACGCGTCGGCTCCTACGCACATCGCCCACCGTGACAACCACACGCACCGTGACGTCAACGGCGGCTGGCTCCGCCCGGCGGTGTTCGGCGCGATGGACGGGCTGGTGTCGAACCTCGCGCTGATGACGGGGGTGGCCGGCGGTTCGGTGTCGCAGCAGACGATCGTCATCACGGGGCTGGCCGGACTGGCCGCCGGTGCCTTCTCGATGGCCGCGGGTGAGTACACCTCGGTCGCCTCGCAGCGCGAGCTGGTCCAGGCCGAACTGGACGTGGAGCGCCGTGAGCTGCGCAAACACCCCAAGGACGAGCAGGCCGAGCTGGCCGCCCTGTACGAGTCGCGCGGGGTGGAGCCGGGGCTCGCCCGCGAGGTGGCCGCGCAGCTCTCCAAGGACCCGGAGCAGGCGCTGGAGATCCATGCCCGCGAGGAGCTGGGCGTCGATCCGTCGGACCTGCCCTCCCCGCTCGTCGCCGCCGTTTCCTCGTTCGGTTCGTTCGCGCTGGGTGCGCTGCTGCCCGTACTGCCGTACCTTCTGGGTGCCGCCGCGCTGTGGCCCGCCGTGGTCCTGGCGCTGCTCGGACTCTTCGGGTGCGGCGCGGTGGTGGCCCGGGTGACGGCGCGCTCGTGGTGGTACAGCGGGTTGCGCCAGTTGGCCCTCGGCGGTGCCGCCGCAGGTGTGACGTACGTCCTGGGCGCGCTGTTCGGAACCGCCGTAGGGTGA
- a CDS encoding propionyl-CoA synthetase: protein MRARMRAYRAAHEQSISDPDGFWGAAAKAVTWTKEPTRVLDADRPPFYRWFPDGELNTCHNALDRHVAAGHGDRTALIHDSPVTGTREHFTYAELLDRTARFAGVLRSLGVGRGDRVVLYLPMVPQAVIAMLACARLGAVHSVVFGGFAPRELAVRIDDARPKAVVSASCGIEGKRVLPYKPMLDEALRIAEHAPDHCVILQRPQERAELTDRDLDWDEAMAAAEPAGCVPVAATDPLYILYTSGTTGRPKGVVRDNGGHAVALTWSMANIFDIGPGDVWWTASDVGWVVGHSYIVYGPLLTGATTVLYEGKPVGTPDAGAFWRVIAEHRVKALFTAPTALRAVRKEDPEAALLAHHDTASLRTLFMAGERLDPGTYHWASRVLGVPVIDNWWQTETGWPIAANLRGLDPMPVKPGSPTVPVPGYDLRVLDEGGEPCGPGQDGAVALRLPLPPGSLPTLWNDDERYVSSYLSRFPGHYATGDGGYVDEDGYVFIMGRTDDVINVAGHRLSSGAMEAVLASHPAVSECAVIGVADALKGQVPRALVVLKAGATDDHDRVAAELVQAVRREIGAVAALKEAVIVPALPKTRSGKILRRSMRAIADGVAEPVPATVEDPAVLEALRPVLSPQRKD, encoded by the coding sequence GTGAGGGCAAGGATGCGTGCATACCGCGCGGCGCACGAACAGAGCATCAGCGATCCCGACGGCTTCTGGGGAGCCGCGGCCAAGGCGGTGACCTGGACGAAGGAGCCCACCCGCGTCCTGGACGCGGACCGCCCGCCGTTCTACCGCTGGTTCCCCGACGGCGAGCTCAACACCTGCCACAACGCCCTGGACCGGCACGTCGCCGCCGGCCACGGCGACCGCACCGCGCTGATCCACGACAGCCCCGTCACCGGCACCCGGGAGCACTTCACCTACGCCGAACTCCTGGACCGCACCGCCCGGTTCGCGGGCGTCCTCCGCTCACTGGGCGTCGGCAGAGGCGACCGCGTCGTCCTCTACCTGCCGATGGTCCCGCAGGCCGTCATCGCGATGCTGGCCTGTGCCCGCCTCGGCGCCGTGCACTCCGTCGTCTTCGGCGGCTTCGCGCCCAGGGAGCTCGCCGTCCGCATCGACGACGCCCGGCCCAAGGCCGTCGTCTCCGCCTCCTGCGGCATCGAGGGCAAGCGCGTCCTCCCGTACAAGCCGATGCTCGACGAGGCACTGCGGATCGCCGAGCACGCGCCCGACCACTGCGTCATCCTGCAACGCCCCCAGGAACGCGCCGAACTGACCGACCGCGACCTGGACTGGGACGAGGCCATGGCGGCCGCCGAGCCCGCCGGCTGCGTCCCCGTCGCCGCCACCGATCCGCTCTACATCCTCTACACCTCCGGCACCACCGGCCGCCCCAAGGGAGTCGTCCGCGACAACGGCGGCCACGCCGTCGCGCTGACCTGGAGCATGGCGAACATCTTCGACATCGGCCCGGGGGACGTCTGGTGGACCGCCTCCGACGTCGGCTGGGTCGTCGGCCACTCCTACATCGTCTACGGCCCGCTGCTGACCGGCGCCACCACCGTCCTCTACGAAGGCAAGCCCGTCGGCACCCCGGACGCGGGCGCCTTCTGGCGGGTGATCGCCGAACACCGCGTCAAGGCGCTGTTCACCGCGCCCACCGCACTGCGCGCCGTCCGCAAGGAGGACCCGGAGGCGGCGCTGCTCGCCCACCACGACACGGCGTCGCTGCGTACGCTCTTCATGGCGGGGGAGCGGCTGGACCCGGGGACGTACCACTGGGCGAGCCGGGTGCTGGGCGTACCGGTGATCGACAACTGGTGGCAGACCGAGACCGGCTGGCCGATCGCCGCCAACCTGCGCGGACTGGACCCGATGCCGGTCAAGCCGGGCTCCCCGACGGTGCCGGTACCCGGCTACGACCTGCGGGTCCTGGACGAGGGCGGGGAGCCGTGCGGCCCCGGGCAGGACGGCGCGGTCGCGCTGCGGCTGCCGCTGCCGCCGGGCTCGCTGCCCACCCTCTGGAACGACGACGAGCGGTACGTCTCCTCGTACCTGTCACGGTTCCCCGGCCACTACGCGACGGGCGACGGCGGGTACGTCGACGAGGACGGGTACGTCTTCATCATGGGCCGCACGGACGACGTGATCAACGTCGCCGGGCACCGGCTGTCCTCCGGCGCGATGGAGGCCGTCCTCGCGAGCCACCCGGCGGTCTCGGAGTGCGCGGTCATCGGCGTGGCCGACGCGCTCAAGGGCCAGGTGCCGCGCGCGCTGGTGGTCCTCAAGGCGGGCGCGACGGACGACCACGACCGGGTCGCCGCCGAGCTGGTGCAGGCCGTACGCCGGGAGATCGGCGCGGTCGCAGCGCTGAAGGAAGCCGTGATCGTGCCCGCCCTGCCCAAGACCCGCTCGGGCAAGATCCTGCGCCGCAGCATGCGCGCGATCGCCGACGGCGTGGCCGAGCCGGTGCCTGCGACCGTCGAGGACCCCGCCGTCCTGGAGGCCCTGCGGCCGGTGCTCAGCCCACAGCGGAAAGACTGA
- a CDS encoding PPOX class F420-dependent oxidoreductase, with amino-acid sequence MSPSIATNTTVELPELLEFVRPRHRAILLTRRSDGTPQGSPLTCGVDDSGRIVISTYPERAKVRNARRAPSVSVIVLSDDWNGPWVQVDGEAEVIDAPDSVEPLVEYFRNISGEHPDWDEYRAAMLKQGKSIIRITPRRWGPIATGGFPARLVEDEG; translated from the coding sequence ATGAGCCCTTCCATCGCCACCAACACCACCGTCGAACTCCCCGAACTGCTGGAGTTCGTCCGCCCCCGGCACCGCGCCATCCTGCTGACCCGCCGGTCGGACGGCACCCCTCAGGGCTCGCCGCTGACCTGCGGTGTGGACGATTCGGGCCGGATCGTGATCTCGACGTACCCGGAGCGCGCCAAGGTCCGCAACGCCCGCCGCGCGCCGTCCGTCAGCGTCATCGTCCTCTCCGACGACTGGAACGGCCCGTGGGTGCAGGTCGACGGCGAGGCCGAGGTCATCGACGCGCCGGACTCGGTCGAGCCGCTGGTGGAGTACTTCCGCAACATCTCCGGCGAGCACCCGGACTGGGACGAGTACCGCGCGGCCATGCTCAAGCAGGGCAAGTCGATCATCCGCATCACGCCCCGCCGCTGGGGCCCGATCGCCACGGGCGGCTTCCCTGCGCGGCTGGTGGAGGACGAGGGCTGA
- a CDS encoding glutamate synthase subunit beta: MADPKGFLNHDREVAETRPVEERVKDWNEVYRPGSLLPIISKQASRCMDCGIPFCHNGCPLGNLIPEWNDYAYRNDWEAASERLHATNNFPEFTGRLCPAPCEAACVLGINQPPVTIKNVEVSIIDKAWDNGDVTPQPPERLSGKTVAVIGSGPAGLAAAQQLTRAGHTVAVYERADRIGGLLRYGIPEFKMEKRHINRRIEQMRAEGTKFRTEVEIGRDIDAAKLRRRYDAVVIAAGSTTSRDLPVPGRDLKGIHFAMEYLPLANKVQEGDLTTSPISAEGKHVVVIGGGDTGADCVGTAHRQGALSVTQLEIMPKPGEERNENQPWPTFPMLYKVTSAHEEGGERLYSVSTTHFEGDEDGNVQWLHLIEVEFKDGKLEQKPGTERKIPAQLVTLAMGFTGIDKENGLVEQFGVDLDERGNVARNADFETNVPGVFVAGDAGRGQSLIVWAIAEGRSAAKGVDRFLTGASSLPAPIKPTDRALAV; the protein is encoded by the coding sequence ATGGCTGACCCCAAGGGCTTCCTGAACCACGACCGCGAGGTCGCCGAGACCCGTCCCGTCGAGGAGCGCGTCAAGGACTGGAACGAGGTCTACCGGCCCGGCTCCCTGCTGCCGATCATCAGCAAGCAGGCGTCGCGCTGCATGGACTGCGGCATCCCGTTCTGCCACAACGGCTGCCCGCTGGGGAACCTCATCCCCGAGTGGAACGACTACGCGTACCGCAACGACTGGGAGGCCGCGAGCGAGCGGCTGCACGCGACCAACAACTTCCCGGAGTTCACCGGCCGCCTCTGCCCCGCGCCGTGCGAGGCCGCCTGCGTGCTGGGCATCAACCAGCCGCCGGTGACCATCAAGAACGTCGAGGTCTCCATCATCGACAAGGCGTGGGACAACGGGGACGTCACCCCGCAGCCGCCCGAGCGCCTGTCCGGCAAGACCGTCGCCGTCATCGGCTCGGGCCCGGCGGGCCTGGCCGCCGCCCAGCAGCTGACCCGGGCAGGCCACACCGTCGCCGTCTACGAGCGCGCGGACCGTATCGGCGGTCTCCTCCGCTACGGCATCCCCGAGTTCAAGATGGAGAAGCGGCACATCAACCGCCGCATCGAGCAGATGCGCGCGGAGGGCACCAAGTTCCGCACCGAGGTGGAGATCGGCCGCGACATCGACGCCGCCAAGCTGCGCCGCCGGTACGACGCCGTCGTGATCGCCGCGGGCTCGACCACCTCCCGCGACCTGCCGGTGCCCGGACGTGACCTCAAGGGCATCCACTTCGCGATGGAGTACCTCCCGCTCGCGAACAAGGTGCAGGAGGGCGACCTCACCACGTCGCCGATCTCCGCCGAGGGCAAGCACGTCGTCGTCATCGGCGGCGGCGACACCGGCGCCGACTGCGTCGGCACGGCCCACCGGCAGGGCGCGCTGTCCGTCACCCAGCTGGAGATCATGCCCAAGCCGGGCGAGGAGCGGAACGAGAACCAGCCCTGGCCGACCTTCCCGATGCTCTACAAGGTCACCTCGGCCCACGAGGAGGGCGGCGAGCGGCTGTACTCCGTCTCCACCACCCACTTCGAGGGTGACGAGGACGGCAACGTCCAGTGGCTGCATCTGATCGAGGTGGAGTTCAAGGACGGCAAGCTGGAGCAGAAGCCCGGCACCGAGCGGAAGATCCCGGCCCAGCTGGTCACCCTCGCGATGGGCTTCACCGGCATCGACAAGGAGAACGGCCTCGTCGAGCAGTTCGGCGTGGACCTGGACGAGCGCGGCAACGTCGCCCGCAACGCCGACTTCGAGACCAACGTCCCCGGCGTCTTCGTCGCCGGTGACGCGGGCCGCGGCCAGTCGCTCATCGTGTGGGCCATCGCCGAGGGCCGCTCCGCGGCCAAGGGCGTGGACCGCTTCCTGACCGGCGCGTCGTCCCTGCCAGCCCCCATCAAGCCGACGGACCGCGCCCTGGCGGTGTGA
- a CDS encoding ADP-ribosylglycohydrolase family protein yields the protein MSTPHAPSPAPVTPGDRPAELRDRARGTLLGLAVGDALGAPAENMKPSQIRRRWGRIEGFVADDPAGTDDTEYAIFSGLLLAEHGSALTVAHVEAAWHQWIADLDEGPFRGAGFSERGTLENLRRGLAAPISAQHRHAWSDGLAMRAAPFGVHAAGRPAEAARLVAVDGTVSHDGEGIYGGQAVAAGVAAAMVAGSTDAVIAAALSVVPEDSWTARSLRRAVAAAQRSRLDPGITRLGTERAVRSAVVIGGYPWTDLAPEAVGLAFGAFAAAAGDFPGAVLTAVNMGRDADTTAAVAGALAGALGGTAAVPAEWARVIGPVRGSCLPSMAGYHVLDIADLLTPDMPMPAPTAEAAS from the coding sequence ATGAGCACACCGCACGCCCCCTCACCCGCCCCCGTCACCCCGGGTGACCGCCCTGCCGAGCTGCGCGACCGGGCCCGGGGCACCCTCCTGGGACTCGCCGTGGGTGACGCGCTCGGCGCTCCCGCCGAGAACATGAAGCCCTCGCAGATCCGCCGCCGCTGGGGCCGCATCGAAGGCTTCGTCGCCGACGACCCGGCCGGCACCGACGACACCGAATACGCCATCTTCTCCGGCCTGCTGCTGGCCGAACACGGCTCGGCGCTCACCGTCGCGCACGTCGAGGCCGCCTGGCACCAGTGGATCGCCGACCTGGACGAGGGCCCCTTCCGCGGCGCCGGGTTCAGCGAGCGCGGCACCCTGGAGAACCTCCGCCGGGGCCTCGCCGCACCGATTTCCGCCCAGCACCGTCATGCCTGGAGCGACGGACTGGCGATGCGGGCCGCGCCGTTCGGCGTACACGCGGCGGGCCGGCCCGCCGAGGCCGCCCGGCTGGTCGCGGTGGACGGCACGGTCAGCCATGACGGCGAGGGCATCTACGGCGGTCAGGCCGTCGCCGCCGGGGTCGCCGCCGCCATGGTCGCCGGGAGCACCGACGCGGTGATCGCCGCCGCGCTCTCCGTCGTCCCCGAGGACTCCTGGACCGCCCGCTCGCTGCGCCGCGCGGTCGCCGCCGCCCAGCGCTCCCGGCTGGACCCCGGCATCACCCGCCTCGGCACCGAACGCGCCGTGCGCTCCGCCGTCGTCATCGGCGGCTACCCCTGGACCGACCTGGCGCCCGAGGCGGTCGGCCTGGCCTTCGGCGCGTTCGCCGCGGCGGCGGGGGACTTCCCCGGCGCGGTGCTGACCGCCGTCAACATGGGCCGCGACGCCGACACCACGGCGGCGGTCGCCGGGGCCCTGGCCGGCGCGCTCGGCGGCACCGCCGCCGTCCCCGCCGAGTGGGCGCGGGTCATCGGCCCGGTACGCGGCAGCTGCCTGCCCTCGATGGCGGGCTACCACGTCCTGGACATCGCGGACCTGCTCACCCCGGACATGCCCATGCCCGCACCCACGGCAGAGGCGGCCTCATGA
- a CDS encoding Uma2 family endonuclease, whose translation MTLMHHETAEDMSPIDDPHDLLRFLEDLPELDQLKIELIDGKIVMQASAAPFHNQIVMKLGMQFESHGWTALPDQALISPISSFEPKADLTVTTPEAMADNANPFPADRVALVVEIVSSDKDVDYIKKRFWYGMSEIPLYLVIDPNIGTCSLHSQPHTNGYRTVTTLEFGEPVELPEPFGFAVDTSAFKLYPPKP comes from the coding sequence ATGACCCTGATGCATCACGAGACGGCCGAGGACATGTCGCCGATCGACGACCCGCACGATCTGCTGCGCTTTCTGGAAGATCTCCCCGAGCTCGATCAGCTGAAGATCGAGCTCATCGACGGAAAGATCGTTATGCAGGCGTCGGCAGCCCCGTTTCACAATCAGATCGTCATGAAGCTCGGTATGCAGTTCGAGTCGCACGGCTGGACAGCGTTGCCGGATCAGGCCCTGATTTCCCCCATTTCCTCGTTCGAGCCGAAGGCGGACCTCACGGTCACCACGCCTGAGGCGATGGCCGACAACGCCAACCCGTTCCCCGCCGACCGTGTCGCCCTCGTAGTGGAGATCGTTTCCAGCGACAAGGACGTCGACTACATCAAGAAGCGTTTCTGGTACGGCATGAGCGAGATCCCGCTCTACCTCGTGATCGACCCGAACATCGGCACGTGCTCACTGCACTCGCAGCCGCACACCAACGGCTATCGGACCGTCACCACATTGGAGTTCGGCGAGCCGGTGGAGCTGCCCGAGCCGTTCGGCTTCGCCGTCGACACCTCCGCCTTCAAGCTCTACCCGCCGAAACCCTGA